Proteins from one Penicillium digitatum chromosome 2, complete sequence genomic window:
- a CDS encoding Cell polarity protein (Alp11), putative yields MAFQPTPMDISVIITNAALAKPGNSEPRFLTERRITPTWTVMQVKAKLETMTGIPPGCQRLRVKVPGRPDQWADGDDRLIGDWGLVKGSEIEVNDSRPQTMRANFTDLSSVEKYVLPTETYEARSDSVLAWKKNQKLGRFDPNALSPEDALRHQVEKDQKEVQTRGITIAKRAIVLPSSPPHIRRGTIRFVGPVSTIPIIGPGRELQQDAELPADLQPIWVGIELDEPMGKNDGSVGGQRYFECLDNRGVFVKPEKVEVGEFPPLSLDDDLDDIMEEI; encoded by the exons ATGGCATTCCAGCCTACACCGATGGATATCTCCGTCATCATCACAAATGCCGCTTTAGCCAAGCCCGGGAACTCGGAGCCTCGGTTCCTGACTGAACGCCGCATCACTCCAACCTGGACGGTGATGCAGGTGAAGGCAAAGCTGGAGACTATGACGGGAATTCCACCAGGATGCCAGCGCCTGCGGGTGAAAGTCCCTGGTCGACCTGATCAATGGGCCGATGGAGACGACCGCCTGATTGGGGACTGGGGGTTGGTAAAGGGTTCGGAAATTGAG GTCAATGACAGCCGCCCACAAACCATGCGGGCTAACTTCACCGACCTTTCATCGGTTGAGAAATATGTTCTACCGACTGAGACATATGAGGCCCGTTCGGACTCCGTATTGGCTTGGAAGAAGAACCAGAAGCTTGGCCGATTTGATCCCAACGCTCTATCCCCGGAAGATGCTCTGCGCCATCAAGTTGAGAAAGACCAGAAAGAGGTTCAAACAAGAG GAATCACTATTGCTAAACGAGCTATCGTTCTACCTTCATCTCCGCCGCACATTCGACGCGGCACGATCCGCTTCGTTGGACCTGTTTCAACTATTCCTATTATTGGCCCGGGTCGAGAGCTGCAACAGGATGCAGAACTTCCGGCAGATCTCCAGCCAATCTGGGTCGGGATTGAGCTTGACGAGCCGATGGGGAAGAATGACGGTAGTGTGGGCGGACAGCGCTACTTCGAGTGCTTAGACAATAGGGGCGTCTTTGTGAAGCCCGAGAAGGTCGAGGTCGGAGAGTTCCCCCCGTTGAGTCTAGACGACGACCTAGATGACATAATGGAAGAGATTTGA
- a CDS encoding Methyltransferase type 11: MASQPTGEAYEQQNVHEVYQEIAQHFSATRYKPWPIVERFLKNLVPGAVGLDVGCGNGKNLMVNRDVFIIASDRSENLARIALQHQPHSTVVADILDLPHRDATFDFAISIAVVHHLSTPARRVQAVVEILRTVKHGSETQEGGKILIYAWALEQKNSRRGWDKGDEQDRMVPWVRKGDKPQTFHRYYHLYAEGELERDIGNAGGRVLESGYEKDNWWAIATPKTAHDV; the protein is encoded by the exons ATGGCGTCCCAACCGACAGGCGAAGCGTATGAACAGCAAAACGTCCATGAGGTGTACCAAGAGATTGCTCAACATTTCTCTGCCACCCGTTACAAG CCTTGGCCTATAGTCGAGCGATTCCTCAAAAACCTAGTACCAGGCGCAGTGGGTCTAGATGTAGGGTGTGGTAACGGCAAAAACTTGATGGTCAATCGAGACGTTTTTATCATTGCTTCAGATAG ATCTGAAAATCTGGCTCGGATTGCTCTGCAGCACCAGCCACATTCGACTGTGGTGGCTGATATCCTTGACCTCCCACACCGGGATGCAACTTTTGACTTTGCGATCTCAATCGCGGTGGTGCATCATCTTTCTACTCCGGCTCGGCGAGTTCAAGCAGTTGTCGAAATCTTGCGAACTGTAAAGCATGGTTCAGAGACGCAGGAGGGCGGGAAGATTCTGATCTACGCCTGGGCCCTCGAGCAAAAGAATAGCCGCCGAGGTTGGGACAAGGGTGATGAGCAAGATCGAATGGTTCCTTGGGTTCGTAAGGGTGATAAACCCCAGACTTTCCATCGCTACTACCACCTGTACGCGGAAGGCGAGCTTGAGCGTGATATCGGCAATGCTGGCGGTCGTGTGCTGGAATCCGGGTACGAGAAAGATAACTGGTGGGCCATTGCAACCCCCAAAACGGCTCATGACGTTTGA